One Equus quagga isolate Etosha38 chromosome 5, UCLA_HA_Equagga_1.0, whole genome shotgun sequence genomic window carries:
- the KLHDC7A gene encoding kelch domain-containing protein 7A, with protein MPAGHSQCPPAAAGSGGHSQAQPQADPRLPPPGKTPKDPREPAAETCQPGPSGCPLPAQSHLCTNSSAGQPEPARIPSRSAWQEPGTSPYWAIINWILNIPLPQVSLENMLPGGGGTKAQDQHLDMQLTGKVVLSTVALLLLTVAYRLYKSRLARAPLWDRNTKAEAEEEAEGSGQPAIPGAAPGAPHWGPRRRRGSKGAGAPLDCSWESPRGSRVLETEASSRDSEARETQKPERKGAGEEASGQRLGSDLAPPRGSDQEAGTAVGGKPQLPHPPHLGSEPESSAASLAAADGSGVGGESAPWQDGRPPEQPGARQQEAPNQCWMVHSEGSSDMNKSWVFTRVTGVRKEEAGALQAASDMSLALCQQEGAITASYTFSSVARVRVEENFIWKVEGTRPRLKGKVYDYYVESTSQATSRGRLAPGTSALAEAPPPVPLPGPPGAGAASEGPSGDTDGRADAAASSQPALSPPTRGLSRKESLLQIAEHAELQLPLDGFGAPTPSRLDQSALPGGPISQDSLRSSSSRSSQESHVQLVAGTNFFHLPIAPSSAPDVHLDLGNCYEVLTLAKRQKLETLKEAVYKVMSDNYLQVLRSPDIYGCLSGAERELILQRRLQGRKHLVVADVCPLEDSGRLCCYDDEQDVWHVLARLPPEAVSWGCAICSLFNYLFVVSGCQGPGHQPSNRVFCYNPLTGIWSEVCPLNQARPHCRLVALDGHLYAIGGECLNTVECYDPRLDRWIFAPPLPNDTFALAHTATACAGDIFVTGGTLRYLLLRFSAQQQRWRAGPTAGSKDRTAEMVAVNGFLYRFDLNRSLGIGVYRCSASTRLWYECATYRTPYPDAFQCAVVDDLVYCVGRQRTLRFLADYISPRFMPKELRSLPSPQGTLLPTVLTLPGPDVPQTRV; from the coding sequence ATGCCTGCTGGACACTCCCAATGTCCTCCGGCTGCTGCTGGTTCAGGGGGCCACTCCCAAGCTCAGCCCCAGGCAGACCCCCGACTCCCGCCGCCAGGGAAAACACCCAAGGATCCAAGGGAGCCGGCCGCCGAGACCTGCCAGCCTGGGCCCAGTGGCTGCCCTCTGCCAGCTCAAAGTCACCTTTGCACCAACTCCTCTGCTGGCCAGCCAGAGCCAGCCCGGATCCCCTCCCGCTCAGCTTGGCAGGAACCAGGAACCAGCCCCTATTGGGCAATCATTAATTGGATTCTTAACATTCCTCTGCCCCAGGTCAGCTTGGAAAACatgctccctggaggaggaggaaccaAGGCCCAGGACCAGCATTTGGACATGCAGCTGACGGGCAAGGTGGTGCTGTCCACTGTCGCCCTGCTCCTGCTGACGGTTGCCTATAGGCTATACAAATCCCGGCTGGCCCGGGCCCCGCTGTGGGATAGGAACACCAAGGCTGAAGccgaggaggaggcagagggctccGGGCAGCCTGCCATCCCAGGGGCTGCTCCCGGGGCGCCACACTGGGGTCCGAGACGCCGGAGGGGAAGCAAGGGGGCCGGAGCCCCGCTGGACTGCAGCTGGGAGAGTCCGAGGGGCTCCCGAGTCCTGGAAACAGAAGCCTCTTCCAGGGACTCAGAAGCCAGAGAGACTCAGAAGCCGGAGAGGAAGGGCGCTGGGGAGGAGGCGAGTGGGCAGCGCCTGGGCTCGGACCTGGCACCTCCCCGCGGCAGTGACCAGGAGGCTGGAACGGCTGTTGGCGGTAAGCCCCAGCTGCCCCACCCCCCCCACTTGGGCAGTGAACCCGAAAGCTCTGCAGCCAGCCTTGCAGCGGCAGACGGCAGCGGGGTGGGTGGGGAATCTGCTCCATGGCAGGACGGCAGACCCCCTGAGCAGCCAGGGGCCAGGCAGCAGGAAGCCCCCAACCAGTGCTGGATGGTCCACTCGGAAGGCAGCAGTGACATGAACAAGAGCTGGGTCTTCACCCGAGTGACGGGTGTGCGCAAGGAAGAGGCTGGGGCCCTCCAGGCTGCCTCGGACATGAGCCTGGCCCTGTGTCAGCAGGAGGGGGCCATCACCGCCTCCTATACCTTCTcatcggtggcccgggttcgagTGGAGGAGAATTTCATATGGAAGGTGGAGGGGACCAGGCCCAGGCTGAAGGGCAAGGTGTATGATTATTATGTGGAGTCCACCTCCCAGGCCACGTCCAGGGGCAGGCTGGCTCCTGGGACATCAGCCCTGGCTGAGGCTCCACCCCCTGTGCCACTGCCAGGGCCCCCTGGAGCAGGGGCAGCCTCGGAAGGCCCCTCTGGTGACACAGACGGGAGAGCTGACgcagctgcctcctcccagccagcACTGTCGCCCCCCACGCGGGGCCTCAGCAGGAAGGAGAGCCTCCTTCAGATCGCGGAGCACGCGGAGCTTCAGCTGCCGCTCGACGGCTTCGGGGCCCCCACTCCATCCCGCCTAGACCAGAGCGCTCTGCCCGGTGGCCCCATATCCCAGGATTCTCTCAGGTCCAGCTCCTCTAGAAGCAGCCAGGAGTCCCACGTGCAGCTCGTGGCCGGAACCAATTTCTTCCACCTGCCAATCGCCCCCAGTTCAGCCCCAGACGTCCACCTGGATCTGGGTAATTGCTACGAGGTGCTAACCTTGGCCAAGAGGCAGAAGCTGGAGACCCTCAAGGAGGCAGTCTACAAGGTGATGAGCGACAACTACCTCCAGGTCCTGCGTAGCCCGGACATCTACGGGTGCCTGAGTGGGGCAGAGCGGGAGCTGATCCTCCAGCGACGGCTCCAGGGCCGCAAGCACCTGGTGGTGGCCGACGTGTGCCCCCTGGAAGACTCTGGCCGCCTCTGTTGCTATGACGATGAGCAGGACGTCTGGCACGTGCTGGCCCGTCTGCCCCCCGAGGCTGTGTCCTGGGGCTGTGCCATCTGCAGTCTCTTTAATTATCTCTTCGTGGTGTCCGGTTGCCAGGGGCCCGGGCACCAGCCCTCCAATCGCGTCTTTTGCTACAATCCGCTGACTGGGATCTGGAGTGAGGTGTGCCCGCTAAACCAGGCCCGGCCACACTGTCGGCTGGTGGCCCTGGACGGGCACCTGTATGCCATTGGGGGCGAGTGTCTGAACACGGTCGAGTGCTACGACCCTCGCCTGGACCGCTGGATCTTTGCCCCGCCTCTCCCCAACGACACCTTCGCCCTGGCGCACACGGCCACGGCGTGTGCCGGTGACATCTTCGTCACGGGTGGCACGCTGCGCTACCTGTTGCTCCGCTTCTCAGCCCAGCAGCAGCGCTGGCGGGCCGGCCCCACGGCGGGCAGCAAGGACCGCACGGCCGAGATGGTGGCGGTCAACGGCTTTCTCTATCGCTTTGACCTCAACCGCAGCCTGGGCATCGGCGTGTACCGCTGCAGTGCCAGCACACGCCTCTGGTACGAGTGCGCCACGTACCGGACCCCCTACCCCGACGCCTTCCAGTGCGCCGTGGTGGACGACCTCGTCTACTGCGTGGGGCGCCAGCGCACCCTCCGCTTCCTGGCCGACTACATCTCACCCAGGTTCATGCCTAAGGAGCTGCgcagcctcccctccccgcaGGGCACCCTTCTGCCCACCGTCCTGACGCTGCCCGGCCCCGACGTGCCTCAGACCAGGGTCTAG